A segment of the Synechococcus sp. MU1643 genome:
GACGAGGGGCTTAACTCACGATTCAATGCAACAGGCTCCGGCAAGCTCAGATCGAGCTCAGCTGCTCCGTCAAAGCCGTAGCGGTGAACCCACTGACTGATCAGACCCGGCAGCAAGGCCTTATCACCTGAGGTCCTGGCCACCTGGATCTGAAGGGCCAGAGCGTTCTGTCGAGATGACGGCTGCTGAAACGGAGAAGAAAGCACGGATTCAGGAAAGTTTGCGGTTGAGCAGAGGGCGAATCACAAGAAACAGCCCGATGGTGAGGAACAGAAGGATCAGCAGACAGCTGGTGCCGGTGACATCCCCGTAAGGAGCCTCCAGAAGCACTGCCGAGAGATCCAAAGGACCTTGGTAAGCCGCTCGAATGGGTTCTATCGCGAAGGTAAGGGGATTCAACGCCGCAAGCCAGCCCAGCCAGGTCGGCATGAACGACAACGGGGCCAAGGCCGTGCTGGCAAACAGCAACGGCAAGTTGGCCACAAAAATCACAGCGATCAACTCGATGTGCCCCGGCAAAGCGAACGCCAGTCCAAGGCTGAGGGCCGTCACCGCAAAAACCAGGAGCAGCAGCGTCACCAGCACCAGGGCCAGGCCGCTGATGCCTGGCCATCCATAACCAAGCATGGCTGCCGTGCCCATGATCGCCAGACTCTGCAGCAGGCTCAGCGCCGTGATGTAGATCACCGACGCCAGCACGATGGAACTGCGGCTTCGAAGCGGTGCCACCAGCAAACGATTCAGGAACCCGAATTCGCGGTCAAACATGACCGGCAAGCCGGCATTCAAAGCACCACTGAAGGCCGTGAAGACAATCACTCCAGCACCAAGAAAACGGCCGTAACTCATGCCTCCTGGCAAGAGACCTTCAGGGGCGTTGGCGAAGAGCGCACCAAACAGAATCAACCAGATCAGGGGTTGCAGAACCCCGGCAATCAAGGTTGAAGGGCGACGCATCAACTGAAGAAACAGGCGCCGGGTGAGGGCCCACGTTTCCTGACTGAGCTCTGCGAGGGCTCTGGATTGCTGCTGCTGGAGAGCAACAGATGCTGTTGGGGAAGTCATCGTTGGCGCTCAACGCATGGATTGACGCTTTTCCTGTTTGACGTCGCGCTGGCCTGTGATAGCCAGTTCAGCGTCCATCAGGGTGCGTCCTGTGGCCTGAAGGTAGACATCATCCAGGCTGGGACGGCTTTGGGCCAGGGCAAACACAGGCAGACCTGCAGCCTCGAGGGTCTGACGCAGCTGATCAATCACGACACCACCCTCAACTACCAGGTTCAGGGAAAACCCCTGGGATCGGTTCACCACCACCTGTCGCACCCCATCCAGGGGTTCAAGAAGGGCACGCACCTGGGTCGCCTCATCGGCATTGCTGAACTCTCGGACCCGCAGGGTGACGCGATCACCCCCAAGCCGTTGTTTGAGCTGGTCAGGGCTGCCTTCGGCAATCACACGACCGGCGTCGATGATCGCCATCTGATCCGCCAGAGCCTCCACTTCTTCGAGGTAGTGACTGCTCAAAAGAACAGTCGTGCCCGCCTCAACCAACTGACGCAGCAGTTGCCAGATGGCACTGCGACTCTCAATATCCAGTCCCACGGTGGGTTCATCGAGCACAAGCAACCGAGGTCGATGCAGTAGACCAGCCGCCAAATCCAACCGCCGGCGCATGCCACCGGAATAGGTGCCGCAGCGTCGGTCAATCCAGTCGCCCATCGCGAGGCGGTCAATCAAATCAGCGATGCGACCTTCGCGATCGTTCCGAGGCAGGTGATAAAGATCCCCTTGCAATTGCAGGAGTTCCCGGCCACTCAGAATCTTGTCGATGGCCACCTCCTGGGCGACGTAGCCCATGAGCTGGCGGACGTCTCGTGGCTGCGCCAGACCGTCTACACCCCCGACAACGACTGAGCCGCTGTCGGGGGCGAGCAGGGTGGCCAGGATGCGCATGGCCGTTGTCTTGCCAGCACCGTTCGGGCCAAGCAACCCGAATAGGCACCCTTCAGGAACGGTGAGATCAAGCTCACGCAGAGCCGATACCGTGCCGTAGGCCTTGGAGATCTTCCGGAGTTCAATCAACGCCATCAGGCACCGTCAGGGACTTGCTCGGCCAATTCAGGGAATCTAGAGAGTGCTCATTGCACCCCCGTGGGCAGGGAGAGAAGCTGCATCACCTGTTGGGCAAAGCCTGAGGCCAGATCCGTCCGGCTGAGAATGAGCAGCAAACAGAGCCCAAACAGATAAAGGATTGACCAACGGAACAGCGCCTTGGCATTCACAAGGCTGTCGGGATCCAAGGACAGCCGATCGACGAGCTGCAGCAATCGACCGTTGTAAGGCAGCAGCATCAAGCCATAGAAGACGCCACCTGAAGGCAGAGCAAACACGCCCAAACCGCTGAGCAGAACAGTGATCCAGCCATAAGTCTTGATCGCCCGGGCCGTCACCACAGGTCCCTTCACCACGGGCAGCATCGGGATCCCGACAGCGCGATAGTCCTCACGCAACAGCAGGGCCAAGGCCCAGAAGTGAGCTGGCGTCCAGACCATCACCAAAGCGAACAGCCACCAACCCCCGAGGCCGACATGGCCCGTGGCGGCGGCCGCCCCCACGAGAGGCGGAATGGCCCCGGCGACACCACCGATGACGATGTTCTGGGACGTCCGAGGCTTGAGCAAAGCTGTGTAAAGCAGCACGTAACTGCACAGACCGAGCAGGGACAACCCAGCAGCGAGACAGTTCACGCCGCTCACCAGAAGCATCGCCGCCGCCAGGGTGCAGGCGATGGCGCCGATGAATGCACTGGTGGGAGACAGACGACCGGAGGGGAGTGCGCGACCGCTGGTGCGGGCCATCCGACCATCGAGGTCCTGCTCCCACAAGCAATTCAAAACCCCTGCAGCAGCGGAGGCAAGCGCCCCTCCTCCCAGGGTGCAGACAAGCCGCGGCGATGAGAGAGGCCAGCCCTCACTGAGAGCCATTCCACCCAGAGTGGTGGCCAGCAGCAAAGGGATCAGGCGGGGTTTGGCGACTTCCAGCCAGGCCGGCAGTTTCACCCTCTTGCGGGAGGGAACCACCTCCTCACGGGTCGGACGAACGGTTGCGGTGATTTCAGCCATGACAGGCCTCCAAGGAGGTGTCGTCGAGGACGACGGAACGGGACGGTGAGGGGAGGTCCGGAGAGCGGACCAGAAGCGCCGCAAACAGAGCGATCAGCAAGGCAGCCACCAGCTGATGCGCAACGGTCACTGCGGGTTGCGACAAACCAAGACGAAGGGTGAGAACGCCAAGGGCCACCTGAACCAGCACCAGCAGCACGGCCCCAGCCAGCCAGGGCCACTGCTGGCGAGCCCAACCACCCGCCAGAACTGCTGCCCCGGCGAAGGCGAGCACAACAACGACCACCGGCATCGCCGTCACGCGATGGGAGAGAACCAGCTGGCAGGCCTCTCCTCCTGCGAGGCACCGCTGCCCTGCCCAAGCAGTGGCCATACGACCACCGAGCAGGCACTGCACAAAGACCGACGACAGACCAAGCGATGCCGCGATGCGCCACCAGAGCGGAGCGAGGACAGCAGCGGGGTGAAACAAGCGTTGGGTCAGCCCACTGAGGAGCGCCACAAGGGTGAGAGCGAGTGCCAGATGGGCGGTCACCACACCGGAGGGCAGCAGCCGGGTCACCGTCAGCGCACCCAAGGCTCCCTGCATTGCCACCAGAGCCATCAGGCCGGCGGCCAGCCAGGGCAGCCATCGCGGCAGTTGACGCCGCTGAAGCGTCGTCGCCACAGCCATCACCACCAAGGCGATGCCAATGAGGAAAGCATCGAGGCGGTGAAACCACTCCAAGAACACCTGAACATTCATCTGGCGACCCGGCAAAAACGAGCCAAAACACAGGGGCCAGTCCGGACAGGCCAAGCCGGCCTCCATCACCCGGGTCGCTCCACCGATCACCACCAAAGCGATTACGGCAACCACTAAGTGAGCCGATAACAACCCGAGACGTCGACGCAATGTCGACATTGATGAAAGCATCATCGAACAAGCTCCATCCGATGCATCCAAGCGGGATTGCTTGGACCGTAGCGATGCAGAAGATGACGTCACGCTGTGTGGACGTCTGCAACACAAATGAGGAAAAATCATCCCCTTTTCCTGACAGAAATAAGGCCTTAACAATCACTTCATGGAGAACCGCAGCCAGCCCCATACGCTGTTGAAAACCAGGGATTGATCAGGTGCAGATCCCATCCGCCATTCTCACGTTGGTGATCGGGATGGTCCTTGCTTTGGGCGGCCTTTGGATCGGCCAGAACATCAACCTCCTCCCCATCGATGCGAGCGCCAACGCGCCGATTTACGACGAGCTCTTTAAGGTTCTATTCACGATTGGCAGCATTCTGTTTGTCGGAATCGTTGGCCTTCTCGTCTTTAGCTTGATTCGATTTAGGCGACGCAGCGGGCAACTCGGCGACGGCCTGGCCATCGAGGGAAATCTGCCACTCGAAATTTTCTGGACAGCAGTTCCTGCTGTTGTGGTGCTGTTTGTTGGTCTATACAGCTACGACATTTACGACCGCATGGGTGGCATGGTGCCTCTGGCCCATGACCACATGGGCGGAGCACACGAGGAACAGATCTGGGGAGGAATCAGTTCAGGCTCGATTGAATCAGCAGCGGCAACAAATGTCTTGCCCGTTGAAGTGACAGCCATGCAATTCGCCTTCCTCTTTCATTACCCAGAGGGAGACATCACATCAGGTGAACTTCATGTTCCAGTCGACCGACCAATCACCCTGCGGATGGAAGCAAAAGATGTGATTCACGCCTTCTGGGTTCCTGAATTTCGCCTGAAGCAGGACATCATTCCAGGCCAACCAACTCAGCTGAGTTTCACGCCCACACGCACCGGCCGTTATCCAATTGTGTGTGCCGAACTCTGTGGGCCCTACCACGGTGGAATGCGCTCCACTGTTGTGGTGGAAAGTCCGGAGGACTGGGACAGCTGGTACGGGCAGAACGCCAAAGCAGCACCTGAAGAAGAAACGCTCACCATCGCGAACGCCTGACATGACCATCAGCTTGCCCCCAGAAACATCCAGCCCTCCACGGCTTCAACCCAGCGGTTGGTTGCGGTATTTCAGCTTCAGCGTTGATCACAAGGTGATCGGGCTGCAGTATCTCGTCTGCGGCTTTGTGTTTTATCTGATTGGCGGTGCCCTAGCCGGTGCCATTCGCACGGAGCTCACCAGTCCCGTGTCCGACTTCATGGCACGGGATGTCTACAACCAGGTGCTGACCCTCCACGGCACGGTAATGATCTTTCTCTGGATCGTCCCCGTAGTGAATGGTGCTTTTGGGAATTATTTGATCCCATTTTATGTGGGCGCTCGGGACATGGCCTTCCCACGCCTCAATGCCGTTGCGTTCTGGTTGATTCCTCCAGCAGGTTTAATGCTGATCACCAGCTATTTCCTCACGGGTGCTGCTCAATCGGGCTGGACGGCCTATCCACCACTCAGCATCACCACACCAGCAACGGGCCAAATCATCTGGATCCTGAGCGTGCTGCTGCTGGGCGGGAGTTCGATCTTTGGTGGGATCAACTTCATCGCCACCATTCTCAAGCTGCGACGCCCCGGCTTGAAATTAATGCAGCTTCCCATGTATTGCTGGGCGATGCTGGGCACCAGCATTCTTGTGGTTCTCTCAACGCCTGTTCTGGCGGGAACATTGGTGCTGCTGAGTTTCGACATCGTTGCCCATACAGGCTTCTTCAATCCCACCCTGGGAGGCAATGTGGTGGTTTACCAGCATCTGTTCTGGTTCTATTCCCACCCAGCGGTTTACATCATGGTGTTGCCGGCCTTTGGCTTGGTGAGCGAAATCCTGCCGGTTCATGCCCGTAAGCCTCTATTCGGCTACGTAACGATGGTGTATTCGATCATGGCCATCGTTGTATTGGGCCTGATTGTGTGGGCGCACCACATGTTCACCAGCGGAACACCTCCCTGGATGCGACTGTTCTTCACCATTGCAACCGCATTCATCGCCGTTCCCACCGGAATCAAATTCTTCAACTGGTTGGCAACACTCTGGGGCGGACGCATCAGCCTCAACAGCGCCATGCTGTTTTCATGCGGCTTCATTGTGAACTTCGTGCTCGGAGGCATCACAGGGGTCGCCCTGGCACAGGTGCCATTCGACATTCATGTACATGACACCTACTTCGTTGTCGCCCACTTCCACTACATCGTCTTCGGTGGATCGGTATTCGTGATCTTCGCCTCGGTTTACCACTGGTATCCCAAATTCACCGGCCGGATGCTCAACGAAGATCTCGGTCGCCTGCACTGTGCACTCACCTTCATCGGCTTCAACCTGTGCTTCGGCCCTCAGCACTGGCTCGGCCTCAATGGAATGCCGCGACGCGTTGCTGAATACGACCCCCAATTCACCTTGATCAATCAGATCAGCTCCGTCGGAGCCCTGCTGATGGCCATCAGCACCCTGCCCTTCCTATGGAATGTGATCCACAGCGCCCTCAACGGCCCAGTCGCAGGGGACAACCCCTGGAAAGCGCTGACGCCCGAATGGCTAACCAGTTCTCCGCCACCGGTCGAGAACTGGATTGGTGAGGCTCCTCTCGTGGAAGAGCCCTACGGCTACGGCGTCCCGCCGGGCGAGCTGGACCTGAGCGCAGCCAGCGGTCGTGATCTTTGGAGTAGCGGCAAATGACCACCACAGTTCCCATCAAGGAGCAGGAGCACAGCCACGAGCAGCATGCCGAGCATCCCGATCACCGCATGTTCGGCCTGGCCACATTTCTTGTGGCGGACGCCATGACTTTCGCCGGATTCTTTGCGGCCTACCTCACCTTTAAAGCGGTGAACCCACTACCGGATGGAGCCATCTATGAACTTGAGCTGCCCCTGCCCATCCTCAACACCGTTCTGCTCCTGGTGAGCAGCGCCACCTTCCACCGAGCCGGCCAGGCAATCCGGCAGGACCACCACGGCCGCTGTCGACGCTGGCTGCTGATCACCGCAGGCCTCGGCCTGGCCTTTCTAGTGAGCCAGATGGTGGAGTACTTCACCCTTCCCTTTGGCCTCACCGACAACCTCTACGCCAGTACCTTCTTCGCCGCCACGGGATTTCATGGTCTTCACGTGACCCTCGGGGCCCTGATGACCCTGATTGTCTGGTGGCAGGCGAGGCAGCCACAGGGCCGTGTGACTGCAGCCGACCACTTCCCCCTGGAAGCAGCGGAGTTGTACTGGCACTTTGTTGATGGGATCTGGGTGATTCTCTTCGTGATCCTTTATCTGCTCTGATCCCTTGCCTTGATTGGCGAGCATGGCCAGAATTCAGTTGAATTAACTCCTGAAATGCTGGTCGGCAAGGAACTGCTCGACAAGGCCAGATCGCTCAGCAATCGGCCTGAAGATGACATCGCTCGCGGTTGCGGCTACGTCGGCCCAAGCGGACGTCTGCTGAAAAAGAGTTTTTATCGGGCCCTAGTGGAGGCCAAAGCGGCGGCCCAGGGATGGCAATTGCCGAAAAGCAGCAGCAGTAGTTCCTCAGGCGGCAGCCGTGGTCGCCAGGCCGAATTCCGAACCCGTGTGCATGGCAACGGCAACCTGCTGATCGGCCACGCCTACACCCGTCGGCTCGGCCTGGAACCCGGCCAGGAGTTCAAGATCGAGCTCCAACGGGACTCCGGAATGATCGTTCTGCAGCAGATGGATCAAGACCAGCCGTGAGCAGCCAGCCAGTTGGCTGACAGCTCATCATCCCTTTTTCGGCCTTCGGCGTTTCCGTCTTCGGCAGCGGTGGCATGCAGCAACCGCTCGGCATAACGGGCCAGTTGATCGGCCTCCAGGTTCACCGTGTCCCCGACAGCAAGGTGCCTCAGGGTCGTTGCCTCCCAGGTGTGGGGGATGACAGCGAGAGTGAACGTCGATCCATCAGCTGAACATTCAGCCACCGTGAGGCTGATTCCATCCACCGCGATGCTGGCCTTCTCACAGACATAACGGCCGAATCGGGGTTCCGACCAGCGGATCGACAGGGCCCAGGAGTGGGGAAGGGTCTCCAGATGGGTGACTTCACCGGTGGCATCCACATGACCGCTCACCAGATGACCACCAAGGCGGTCGCTCAGCCGAAGCGCCGGCTCGAGGTTCACCGCTCCACCACGGTCCGCCTTGCGTCCCAACGTGGTGCGGCGCAGGGTTTCCTCACTCACATCGGCGCGGAAGCCATCCCCCATCAGCTCTGCCGCCGTGAGGCAAACGCCATCCACAGCCACGCTGTCGCCAAGGGCCAACGGGGCAAAAGGAGCGCAGCCCCAAACCACCACAGCCCCTGCACGACGCTCGATCCTTCCCTCTGACTGCACCAGCCCCGTGAACATCGCTCGCAGCGGCTCTCTGGCCATAATCGGATAGAGCCGCGCCGCCGACATGGTCGAAATGAGCGTCGCCGGAATTGCTCTCGATGCCGCCAGCCGCACACCCATGCTGCTATTGCGAGATCCAAGCGGTCGACGTCAGGTCCCGATCTGGATCGACCAGGCGCAAGCCCACAACATCATGGCCGGACTGCAGGGGGGAGCACCACCACGCCCCCTCAGCCATGACCTGATGGCAGCACTGTTGGTGGCTGGGGGGCTCGAACTGGAGCGCGTGATCGTCCACGCAATTGAGGACAGCACCTTTCATGCCGTCTTGAAGCTGCGACCTGATCTGGACGAAGCGGAGTTAGCTGAGAACGAAGTGCTCGAACTGATCGAAGTGGATGCCCGACCCAGCGACGCCATTGCGCTGGCGATCCGCACCGGCAGCGGGATATGGATGCTGGAGGAGGTGGTAGCGGAAGCCTCGATCCCGGTGGATGCAGAGGCGGATGCTGAAGATCAAACTGCCTTCAGCCGTTTCGTCGACGACCTCAGCCCTGCGGCCTTGGTGCGCCATCTACGCAACCAAGACAGCGAAGCACCCTCGGAGGAGTGAAAACCCGCGCCTTCGGCAGCGGCCGCCCCGTCAGCCTGTTCAGCCTGGGCACGATGCGTGCCCTGAACTCAGCGGCCCAGATGGCCGAGGTGCTTGACGCGGCAGCTGCAGCTGGAATCAATCACCTGGAAACCGCCCCGGCCTACGGACCTGCAGAACGTTTTCTGGGAGAGGCTCTTCGCCAGAACAGCCAGACAAGATCAGACCACTGGGTGATCACCAGCAAACTGCTGCCAGGGCTGAGTTTCGCGGAGGGACAACGCCGCCTTGATCAGATTCTGGAGCGGCTGGGCTGTCCACAGCTCGACAACCTCGCCATCCACGGCATCAACCGGGAGGAACATCTGGACTGGGCCCTGATGGGTGATGGATCCAGGCTTCTGGACTGGGCCCTCAGCAGCGGCCGCGTCAGCCAGGTGGGCTTCAGCAGCCATGGCAGCAACCCGCTGATCGATCGGGCGCTGCGCAGCCAGCGCTTCAGTTTCTGCAGCCTGCACCTGCATTGGCTGGATCCCCAGCGCCTGCCCTTGGCCCGTTGGGCCCTTGAGCAAGGCCTCGGTGTGATAGCAATCTCCCCTGCCGACAAAGGCGGTCGCCTACAGGCCCCCAGCCCAACACTTGTGGAGGACTGCACCCCCTTTGCCCCCCTTGAGCTGGCTTACCGGTTCCTGCTGGCAAAGGGCATCAGCACCCTGACCGTTGGTGCCGCCGCTGCAGGCGATCTTCAACTTGCCGCAACACTGGCGCAGGAGGATGGCCCCCTCAGCCAGGCAGAGCAACAGGCCCTGATCACGGCAGAAAGGCGGCAGCAGGAACGCCTCGGCCAGGGGCATTGCAAGCAGTGTCAGGCCTGCCTCCCCTGTCCGAACGAGGTTCCGATTCCCGAACTCTTGCGGCTGCGCAATCTGGCCATAGGCCATGGGCTCACCGCATTCGCGCAGGAGCGCTACAACCTGATCGGCCGTGCCGGCCACTGGTGGGAAGAGAACGATGCTTCGGCCTGTGAACGCTGTGGGGAGTGCCTTCCCCGTTGCCCGCATCACTTGCCCATTCCTGATCTGTTGGCAGACACCCACCAACGCCTGGAGGCTTCACCGCGGCGGCGACTATGGAGCTGAATCTCGCCAGAGCTCTTCCAAGGCACTCCGGTCGTCTGGCAACAGCGGTGGCAGTGACCAGCAGCGTGACCAGGTGTCTGCAGAGGGAAAGAGCAGAGGCCGCAGACGCGCCGAAAGGGCCTTCTGATCCGCCATCGCCCCTGACGATGCAATCGGCACGCGCCATCCCTGCTGCACCAAGCGGCGACGCAGGGGATCCCGCCATCCCTGCTCGACCCAGCTCTGGGGCATTGGTTCAGGACTGGCCTCCGGACGGAGCAGAACAGTCCAGTGCAAGGGGGCACCGGAGGCAGGCAGCACCGCCCGAAGACGGGGATCCCGCCCCAGCAGCGTGATGCAGCGGTTGAGCGGTAGAACCACCAGCTTGGCCTCACCCTTGAGCAGCCAGTTGGTGGCTTGCCGGTCGTCGTAGGTGAGGACCTGGCGACGCAGCGCACTCAAAGCCTGACCTCCGCCCAGATGGTCCGCCAGGCTCATCACCAAGCGGGGGCTGGAGGGCAGAACCACACGTCCTGCCATGGAGGAATCCAGGAGAAGAGGCCAGCCCTTCTGGGTCATGGCCGGGTCATCCCGAAACAGCATCACCCAGGGGCTGACGGCCAGCGGCAACACCCGATCCTGCAGAGCACCGAGGTCAGCCAGAAGAGCCTTGGCCTGACCATCCAACTGGCTGAAGAGCAGTTGAGAGTCGATGGGCTGGAGTTTGTCCGCTGGATGGGCATCCAGCCACCCATCACCCATCACCAACAAATCGGCATGCGCCTGATCCGCCGGCGTCCAGTCCTGCTGGGCTGGGGCCAGCGTCAGGCGCCAGGGCTTGGGCAAGGCATCAGCCCACACTTTCGGCAAAACCCCAGCCGGAGCCATCAGTGTTGGTGCGGCTGTCGCAGGACGACAGCCCGCCAAGAGGACGGTACCGGTCGCCCCGATCATCTGGAGCACTTGGCGCCGGCTCAGGGGACCCAACCGCTCACTCCAGACGTTCATGGGCTTGACGTTACGGGGCGGCTGAGAGCTGCTCCAAGGCATGCTCACAATCCAGCACTAGGTCGTCACAGGACCAACCGCGCAGCTGTGCGAGCAGCAAGAGGGCTCCGGCCCCCACCCCTTCTTTCACAAAGCCCCGTTCGTAGTCCCTTAAGGGTTGATGGGTACTGCTGTGAAAACGCACACCACAGGCCAAGACGGACAGTGCGGCAGCCAGGTGGCTCGCGGTGGCATCCACCAACCCGCCAAAGGGGGACTGACCCGCAGCAGCCGCACCCTCATCAGCGAGCCAGCCGGTGGTGCCGATCAGCACCTGGGCCGCGAGGTGTTCCCGCTGTGGAGCGGGTAAAGCCTGCATCGCCAAGGCCAGAACAGCCAGCATCTGGCAACCGCCCCCCAGCAACAGCGGTTGTCCCGCCGAAACCGCACCCACCAAGACCCCTGCGGTAAAGGCCTGAAAAGGGTCACCAACAGCAGCCAGAATTTGCTCGGCCGAAGGATGCGCGCCAAGGGACGCTCGCTGCAGCCCTCTGGTAACGAGCTCTTGCTTGAGCTGCTGCGGCGGATGAAGAGCACTACCGCTGATCAGATGGGCAACCTCCACACCGAGGGCCGTCAACACCGCTTGAGCGGTTGTGGTGCCTCCTGGAACACACTCCGCCACCACCAGGGGGCGTTGCAACCGCTGCCCCAGCAGCTCTCCCTGTCGCCACAAATGCTGCACCCGCAGCAAAGGCATCGCCGCACCCGTGGACAAACAGGCTGAGGGCCCTTGATCCAGGGGCTCAATATCCAGGTGGGGAAAATCGGGTTTCTGGGCCAAGCCGAGGGCCGCCACCTGCGGCGTCAACTTCAAGCGTCGCGCCGCGACGTAACTGAGCAGGGCGGGGGAGACCCCAGCGGGCAGCGGCGGCAAGGGCCAACGGCGCTGTTCAGCCGGACCACGGATCAGAATCTCCGCATCAGCCAGGGCGGTGTAACGCCGCGAAGCCACGGTGGAGCCAGCGGCAGAGATCCCCTCATGCTCCGCCGTTCGTGTGGCCGCCAGAACGAGCAACAGATCCAGCGGTTGCTCGGTGGAGGTCCAGGGACGAAGAACCGCTGCATCCAGAGCGCTTGCACCGAGACCTCCCAGCTGCTTACAGCCCTCAGGCAACACCGAGGCTTCAGAGGGGATCGAGGGCAATGAGTCCATGCAGCAGCTTCGGGGGCTCCGGAATCGGTGATTTCAGGCGGGGAAAGATCCAGTACGCCAGAGCATGAAGGGACAGGACGTAGATGACCTCCTGAACCACCACCAACAGCAGCGCCATCAACTGCACCTGGGTGAGATCCGGTGTGATCGGCAGATGAAGCGCCGCAATCAAGCGGTCGAGCAGAGCGGAGCCAGCCCGGGTGATCACCACCCAGAGGTTTTCTCCCAGCAGCAACGAGAGCACGAGAACTCGGACCAAAAAACCTGCTGTTCCAAGAACGATGCCCCCCGACCAGCTCAGCCACCAGCTGACCCCCCGGCACCAGCTCCAGCCCAGCCACAGCGACAAAAGCCCGTAGGGAAACAGCAGCAGCGGCCCACGCAAAGGACCCATCAAGGCCGTGAGCAGAAGCACAGAGAGCAGCAGGCCCTCGGCGCCGGAACGGCTGCCGCGCCGTAACTGCAGCAGGATCAGGGGAAGGGGAAGGGCCAGACGGAAAAGCGCACCACCCACCGGTAAGTAGTAGAGGGCTAACCAGATCAGCCCCGTCGCGGCAGCGAGATACGCCCCCTCAACCAGCCTCAGAGCCTGCTGGCGGCTCAACCGGGGCGTCGCGTCGGTCATGGTTCGACCCGCTCAATCCGTTCCACAGCGAAGCCAACATCCGCCTCGCGCAAGGCGCGGGTGACGGCTTCCGCAGGAGCGGCAGGGTCGGCTCCGGCCAAACGGATGGTGATCCGGTAAGGCGCCTGGGGCAGACGTTGGGATGACACCGTCCGCGGTTTTGGCTGCGGCACAGGCTCAGGGGCATTCTCTGCCTCAGGCCGGAAAACAGGCTCGGCCGCCGGTGCAGAGGGGGGATCAGCAGTGGGACTTGCAACCGTTGGGCTGGTCTTCACAGCCGGGACGGGCGTAGTTAGCTGCACCGTTCTGTCTTCAGGCACCGCAAAGGATCGCTCCAACTGCTCGGCGACTGGTGTACCGGCACAGGCCTGCAGGAGCCCCACAGGCAGCAGCCAAAGCAGACGTGCCATCAACTGTCAGCCGGCTTGATCACCCGCACCGCACTGGCCCTAAGCCGACCGGTCTTAGTCGTGGCAGGAGGTTTCTTGGCGGCTGGTTTTTTGGCAGCTGGCTTCTTCGCCGCCGGTTTTTTAGCGGCAGTTTTACGACCGCCCTTTTTCGATGCTGCCTTGGCGGCAAGCAGTTCCACCGCCTCCTCAATGGTCACATCGTCAGCACCTTTGCCTTCAGGCAGCGAGGCATTCACCTTGCCCTGTTTGACGTACAGGCCGTAGGGGCCGTCATAGACCTGAATCGTTTCATCACTGCCCTCCGGCTTACCGAGGTCCTTGAGGGCGGTGCGTCCACCCCGACCCCGCTTGGGCATGGCCAGCAGCTCAAGGGCACGGCTCAGTCCCACCACCAGAACATC
Coding sequences within it:
- a CDS encoding DUF2232 domain-containing protein, which encodes MTDATPRLSRQQALRLVEGAYLAAATGLIWLALYYLPVGGALFRLALPLPLILLQLRRGSRSGAEGLLLSVLLLTALMGPLRGPLLLFPYGLLSLWLGWSWCRGVSWWLSWSGGIVLGTAGFLVRVLVLSLLLGENLWVVITRAGSALLDRLIAALHLPITPDLTQVQLMALLLVVVQEVIYVLSLHALAYWIFPRLKSPIPEPPKLLHGLIALDPL